The genome window AGATCCACGGCTTCCACAAGCAACGGGCAGGCGGCGAACAGGGCCGCCGCGTTGCTTCGCGTCACCCCCAGCTCGTGCACGGTGAGCTTCATGGCGGGCTCAAGCGCCGTCAAATGCCGCGAGAGGGCCTGCACCTTCGGAGAGCCGACATCGTCGGGAAAATAGGCCTGGCGGTTCAGATTGGACGCATCCACGATGTCGGGATCCGCGATCGTCATATGCCGGATACCGCTGCGCGCCAGCATCATGGCGACGTTCGACCCCAGCCCTCCCGCGCCGATAATGCCCACGTGCGCCGCGCGGAGCGCCCCCAGCGCCGCGATGGAAAAATACCGCCCCAGCCCTCTTTCAAGCATACCCATCAGAT of uncultured delta proteobacterium contains these proteins:
- a CDS encoding Thiamine biosynthesis protein ThiF; amino-acid sequence: MGMLERGLGRYFSIAALGALRAAHVGIIGAGGLGSNVAMMLARSGIRHMTIADPDIVDASNLNRQAYFPDDVGSPKVQALSRHLTALEPAMKLTVHELGVTRSNAAALFAACPLLVEAVDLAETKVMLYELFAPEKELYVTASGMGGFGRDAVMVCRRPRPNVTAVGDFVNPVDCANPPLAPRVMQAAAMQADAVLAHILALVTELGGVHAGITEN